A window of the Thalassoglobus sp. JC818 genome harbors these coding sequences:
- a CDS encoding type III secretion system chaperone translates to MKLMRSLIVAGALTGVGVSILPPQSCVAQDQAAMQLSEEQLGESLAALGIEAEKKQQRYDFAFRAVMSEEEWELSMSAVLSQNGEDLWVMAWLDELPKTSAEVPKTALLRLLAQNDQLGNGKFFAYVPTARRFVLQRTVPNEDLTSAKLRVILQDLGSTVVENYPIWAVANWNPTGTPAAPTGAPAQSASQSGGQQFQQPVQR, encoded by the coding sequence ATGAAACTTATGCGGAGTTTGATCGTCGCTGGAGCGTTAACTGGCGTCGGAGTGTCGATTCTGCCCCCTCAGTCTTGTGTCGCACAAGACCAGGCCGCGATGCAGCTGAGCGAAGAACAGCTCGGCGAGTCGCTCGCAGCTTTGGGAATTGAGGCAGAGAAAAAACAACAACGCTACGATTTTGCTTTTCGGGCGGTCATGTCGGAGGAAGAGTGGGAACTCTCCATGTCCGCTGTACTGAGCCAGAACGGTGAAGACCTGTGGGTCATGGCTTGGTTGGATGAGCTGCCAAAGACTTCAGCCGAAGTCCCCAAAACTGCGCTGTTGCGCCTACTTGCCCAAAACGACCAGCTTGGAAACGGAAAGTTCTTCGCGTACGTTCCAACGGCTCGACGGTTCGTCCTGCAGCGAACAGTACCCAACGAGGACCTGACATCCGCGAAACTTCGCGTCATTCTTCAGGATCTCGGCTCGACCGTTGTCGAAAACTATCCGATCTGGGCAGTTGCCAACTGGAATCCGACGGGAACTCCCGCAGCTCCCACTGGAGCCCCAGCTCAATCGGCCTCACAATCAGGTGGACAACAATTTCAGCAGCCAGTTCAACGTTGA
- a CDS encoding phosphoesterase yields MSLDQTTVEHVLVVPTLLFHEIGHFQGYTTNIEPYLETLLDPSYVSYRPRHEVEEDPSYKQLIPYCVFRHEGKVFYYRRGKESGEGRLHSKRSIGIGGHISSDDATSGSNVYQVAMKREIEEEVFLESGFSESCVALINDDQTDVGRVHLGIVHVFDLEAAKVRPRETSIIETGFEDPMQLVQSRDDFETWSQICLEFLNTGQK; encoded by the coding sequence ATGTCACTGGACCAGACGACTGTCGAACATGTTTTAGTCGTCCCGACGTTGTTGTTTCATGAAATTGGACACTTCCAGGGATACACGACGAACATTGAGCCCTACCTGGAAACATTGCTTGACCCAAGCTACGTGAGCTATCGCCCTCGACACGAAGTTGAGGAAGACCCAAGCTACAAGCAACTCATTCCCTATTGTGTTTTTCGACACGAAGGCAAGGTCTTCTATTATCGCCGAGGGAAGGAATCGGGGGAGGGTCGCCTGCACTCAAAACGCTCGATCGGGATCGGCGGTCACATTTCTTCCGATGACGCAACATCGGGGTCGAATGTGTATCAGGTCGCGATGAAGCGGGAAATTGAGGAGGAAGTCTTTCTCGAGTCAGGGTTTAGCGAATCCTGCGTGGCACTCATCAACGATGATCAAACCGATGTCGGTCGTGTGCATCTTGGGATTGTTCACGTTTTTGACCTGGAAGCGGCCAAAGTTCGCCCTCGCGAAACGTCGATCATAGAAACAGGGTTTGAAGATCCGATGCAACTCGTCCAGAGTCGCGACGATTTTGAGACTTGGTCACAAATTTGCCTGGAGTTCCTCAACACTGGTCAAAAGTGA
- the trpC gene encoding indole-3-glycerol phosphate synthase TrpC, whose amino-acid sequence MSNILDRIVEQKLQDIAAAKRAIPHSQLQALIPSAPPVCGFVESLRSHHPMGLIAEVKRASPSAGLIREDFDPVQIATEYAANGAACLSVLTDENFFQGSLEYLIAVRKSVDIPVLRKDFILDVYQIDEARVAGADAILLIAECLDDETLRKLYQHTHSLGMQALVEIYEPDNVERVLALSPPLIGVNNRNLQTFETRLEHCTDLRKVIPEEILLVGESGIHSHDDVLMLQDSGVHAILVGESLMRQQDVGQAVRNLLGTEN is encoded by the coding sequence TCGTTGAACAGAAACTTCAGGACATTGCAGCTGCTAAGCGAGCGATTCCCCATTCTCAACTGCAAGCATTAATTCCGAGCGCTCCACCTGTTTGCGGGTTTGTCGAGTCGCTCCGCAGCCATCATCCGATGGGACTGATCGCCGAAGTGAAACGGGCTTCTCCTTCAGCGGGGCTGATTCGAGAGGACTTTGATCCGGTCCAAATCGCAACTGAATATGCTGCCAACGGGGCTGCCTGCCTGAGCGTCCTCACCGATGAAAATTTCTTTCAAGGCTCGCTGGAATATCTGATCGCGGTCCGCAAAAGCGTCGACATTCCGGTCCTTCGAAAGGACTTCATTCTCGATGTCTATCAGATTGATGAAGCGCGCGTTGCTGGGGCGGATGCAATTTTGCTGATTGCAGAATGCCTCGACGACGAAACACTCAGAAAGCTTTATCAGCACACACATTCGCTTGGAATGCAAGCTCTGGTCGAGATCTACGAACCGGACAACGTCGAGCGTGTGCTCGCACTTTCTCCTCCGCTGATCGGCGTGAATAACCGGAACCTGCAAACGTTCGAAACGCGGCTGGAGCACTGCACAGACCTTAGGAAAGTCATTCCGGAGGAGATTTTGCTTGTCGGTGAGAGCGGAATTCACTCGCATGACGATGTTCTCATGCTTCAAGACTCTGGAGTTCACGCGATTCTTGTCGGAGAGTCGCTGATGCGGCAGCAGGACGTCGGGCAAGCAGTTCGAAATCTACTCGGAACAGAAAACTAA